TTGGAGTCTTTATTCCAAGCTGCCTTGCCTGCTTTATAAGAAGTGCCGATTCAGTAAAATTCCCCGGCGCAAATATAACATCGGCATTCAGCTTTTTAATGGTTGTAAGCTGTGATGAAAAATCCTGATCGCCTGTCTGATAGTTTAGAGGCTGTGACAATATTGCATTCTTGTTTCCGGTTAATTTTATAAAAGAATCCATGAAAAATTTTGCAAGACCAACCGAATAATCATTTGAAACTTCCTGTATTATCGCAGCGGATTTAGCATGCAAATCTTTGAATGCAAAGTTTGCCATAACTGTTCCCTGGAACGGATCTATAAAGCAAACTCTGAAATAATAATCGTTGTTTTTGGTAACGTTGGGATTCGTACATGAAGCTCCGACTATAGGTACCTTCATCATTTTTGCAGTCGGGCCGGCAGCCATCGCAAGGGAACTTCCCCAGCTTCCTATTACGGCGCTGACTTTATCCTGTTCAATAAGCCTTTTTGCTGCGTTTGCCGCCTCGACCTTATCGGATTTGTTATCTTCTATGATAAGTTTCACTTTTTTGCCGAGCACTTCAGGATAGAGCTTGTTTGCAAGTTTTATACCCTGTACCTCCATGGAGCCTCCTGCTCCATTCGCTCCTGTAATAGGCTCGAAAACACCTATTTTTATTTCATCTGAATCGGCATTTGCCAAAGATGCATTGCCTGTCTTTTTACAGGCTGT
The window above is part of the Clostridiales bacterium genome. Proteins encoded here:
- a CDS encoding ABC transporter substrate-binding protein, with translation MKKAISIFLAVLMAASLLTACKKTGNASLANADSDEIKIGVFEPITGANGAGGSMEVQGIKLANKLYPEVLGKKVKLIIEDNKSDKVEAANAAKRLIEQDKVSAVIGSWGSSLAMAAGPTAKMMKVPIVGASCTNPNVTKNNDYYFRVCFIDPFQGTVMANFAFKDLHAKSAAIIQEVSNDYSVGLAKFFMDSFIKLTGNKNAILSQPLNYQTGDQDFSSQLTTIKKLNADVIFAPGNFTESALLIKQARQLGIKTPIIGGDTWEADEFLQLGGSAVEGAVFSTFFAKDKPLNSESEKFLKEFDAEYKGKEPSAVSALGYDAYRVILDAIKRAGSADSVKIRDELAKTKDFVGAAGNITFDEDRNAIKNAVIKKVEGGKFKYMTTIEPENN